One window of Gavia stellata isolate bGavSte3 chromosome Z, bGavSte3.hap2, whole genome shotgun sequence genomic DNA carries:
- the GALT gene encoding galactose-1-phosphate uridylyltransferase, with product MEASPAGEEEGGGGRFRASEHQHARYNPLRDDWVLVSAHRVKRPWQGQVEKPPPEDVPRWDPNNPLCPGATRANGEVNPQYEGTFVFPNDFPALQPDAPEPGDSDHPLFQAAAARGVCKVMCFHPWSDLTLPLMSLAEIRAVIDAWAELAAELGASYPWVQIFENKGAMMGCSNPHPHCQVWASSFLPNEARLEDRTQRQHLSQHGVPMLLEYAEQEARRKERLVVENTDWLVVVPYWATWPYQTLLLPRRHVCRLQDLCEGERDSLASIMQRLLIKYDNLFEVSFPYSMGWHGAPTGPHLEEDCGHWQLHAHYYPPLLRSATVRKFMVGYEMLAQAQRDLTPEQAAERLRSLPEVHYKRRAKETS from the exons agCACCAGCACGCTCGTTACAACCCGCTGCGGGACGACTGGGTGCTGGTGTCGGCCCACCGGGTGAAGCGCCCCTGGCAGGGGCAGGTGGAGAAGCCGCCCCCCGAGGATGTGCCCCGCTGGGACCCCAACAACCCCCTCTGCCCCGGGGCCACCCGGGCCAACGGCGAG GTGAACCCCCAGTATGAGGGCACCTTCGTCTTCCCAAATGACTTCCCTGCGCTGCAGCCCGATGCTCCTGAGCCTG GTGACAGCGATCACCCCTTgtttcaagcagcagcagcccggggtGTGTG CAAGGTGATGTGCTTCCACCCCTGGTCAGACCTGACGCTCCCCCTCATGTCCCTGGCAGAGATCCGGGCAGTCATCGATGCATGGGCAGAGCTGGCGGCCGAGCTGGGTGCCTCCTACCCCTGGGTGCAG ATCTTCGAGAACAAGGGAGCGATGATGGGCTGTTCCAACCCACATCCACATTGCCAG GTGTGGGCCAGCAGCTTCCTCCCGAACGAGGCACGCCTGGAGGACCGGACCCAGCGGCAGCACCTGAGCCAGCACGGTGTGCCCATGCTGCTGGAGTATGCTGAGCAGGAGGCTCGCCGGAAG GAGCGGTTGGTGGTGGAGAACACCGACTGGCTGGTTGTGGTGCCATACTGGGCCACTTGGCCCTACCAGACGCTGCTGCTGCCCCGCCGTCACGTCTGCCGCCTCCAGGATCTCTGCGAGGGCGAGAGGGACA GCCTGGCCTCCATCATGCAGAGGCTGCTCATCAAGTACGACAACCTCTTTGAAGTCTCCTTCCCCTACTCCATGGGCTGGCATG GAGCCCCCACGGGCCCCCACCTGGAGGAAGACTGTGGGCACTGGCAGCTCCATGCCCACTACTACCCCCCGCTGCTCCGCTCCGCCACCGTCCGCAAGTTCATGGTTGGCTACGAGATGCTGGCGCAGGCGCAGCGGGACCTCACCCCAGAGCAG GCAGCTGAGCGCCTGAGGAGCCTCCCCGAGGTGCACTACAAGCGGAGGGCCAAGGAGACATCGTGA